A single genomic interval of Natronoarchaeum philippinense harbors:
- a CDS encoding CBS domain-containing protein: MTTDDIFVGRLMSTPARTVTPDTLVEDAARTILDNEIGSLVVVGDDDELLGILTTTDFVDIVAKSKPKAETTVERYMSTDVATTAAGDSIRDVADEMVDHGFHHMPVVDEDEGVIGMITTTDMAAYLSHAETPIPT, encoded by the coding sequence ATGACCACTGATGACATCTTCGTAGGCCGGCTCATGTCGACGCCAGCCCGGACGGTCACGCCAGATACGCTCGTCGAAGACGCCGCGCGGACGATCCTCGACAACGAGATCGGCTCGCTCGTCGTCGTCGGGGACGACGATGAACTGCTCGGCATCCTCACGACGACGGACTTCGTCGACATCGTCGCAAAGAGCAAACCCAAGGCCGAGACGACGGTCGAGCGCTACATGAGCACCGACGTGGCGACGACGGCGGCGGGCGACTCGATCCGCGACGTCGCCGACGAGATGGTCGACCACGGCTTCCACCACATGCCTGTCGTCGACGAGGATGAAGGCGTCATCGGAATGATCACCACGACGGACATGGCGGCGTACCTCTCGCACGCCGAGACGCCGATCCCGACCTGA
- a CDS encoding pyridoxal phosphate-dependent aminotransferase — protein MDFADRVRRVEPSATLAISNLASELEADGADVVDLSVGEPDFPTPENVVEAGKAAMDAGHTGYTSSNGIPELKDAIAEKLHGDGLDFYDEDNVIVTPGAKQALYETIQSLIDDGDEVVLLDPAWVSYEAMVKMAGGSLNRVDTAEYDFALEPALDDLADAVSDDTELLVVNTPGNPTGAVYSDAALEGVRDLAVEHDITVISDEIYKEITYDAEPTSLGTLDGMAERTVTINGFSKAYSMTGWRLGYIAAPEELIDQAGKLHSHSVSCAVNFVQHAGVEALQNTDDAVDEMVEAFSERRDFLIDLLAERGVDVPEPSGAFYMMVPVDDDDQAWCEGAIEDAHVATVPGSAFGTPGYARISYANSKERIEEAVERLDAEGYL, from the coding sequence ATGGACTTCGCAGACCGAGTACGACGAGTCGAACCGAGCGCGACGCTTGCGATCAGCAACCTCGCCTCCGAACTGGAGGCCGACGGCGCCGACGTGGTCGACCTGAGCGTCGGCGAACCGGACTTCCCGACGCCCGAAAACGTCGTCGAAGCCGGAAAAGCGGCGATGGACGCCGGCCACACCGGATACACGTCCTCGAACGGCATTCCGGAACTCAAGGACGCCATCGCCGAGAAGCTACACGGCGACGGGCTGGATTTCTACGACGAAGACAACGTGATCGTCACGCCCGGCGCCAAGCAGGCGCTGTACGAGACGATCCAGTCGCTGATCGACGACGGCGACGAGGTCGTCCTGCTCGACCCCGCGTGGGTGTCCTACGAGGCGATGGTCAAGATGGCCGGCGGCTCTCTGAACCGGGTCGACACCGCTGAGTACGACTTCGCACTCGAACCCGCGCTGGACGACTTAGCCGACGCCGTCTCCGACGACACCGAGTTGCTCGTCGTCAACACGCCCGGCAACCCCACCGGTGCGGTGTACTCCGACGCCGCTCTCGAAGGTGTCCGCGATCTGGCCGTCGAGCACGACATCACCGTCATCAGCGACGAGATCTACAAGGAGATTACCTACGACGCCGAGCCGACGAGCCTCGGCACCCTCGACGGGATGGCCGAACGCACGGTCACGATCAACGGCTTTTCGAAGGCCTACTCGATGACCGGCTGGCGGCTCGGCTACATCGCCGCGCCCGAGGAACTGATCGATCAGGCCGGTAAGCTTCACTCCCACTCGGTGTCCTGCGCGGTGAACTTCGTCCAGCACGCTGGCGTTGAGGCCCTACAAAACACCGACGACGCCGTCGACGAGATGGTCGAGGCGTTCAGCGAGCGCCGGGACTTCCTGATCGACCTGCTCGCGGAGCGCGGCGTCGACGTGCCAGAGCCCTCCGGCGCCTTTTACATGATGGTGCCAGTGGACGACGACGATCAGGCGTGGTGTGAAGGCGCCATCGAGGACGCCCACGTCGCCACCGTCCCCGGCAGCGCGTTCGGGACGCCGGGCTACGCGCGAATCTCCTACGCCAACAGCAAGGAACGCATCGAGGAGGCCGTCGAGCGCCTCGACGCCGAAGGCTACCTCTAG
- the ribH gene encoding 6,7-dimethyl-8-ribityllumazine synthase, whose product MVQLGLVVAEFNASVTEPMAAGAREAAAEHGAEIVAEASVPGAYDAPLAADRLARRDDVDAVATVGAIVTGDTDHDQVIADAAARKLTDVSLDRDTPVTLGIIGPGMSGDEARARTDKGAIAVESAIDLATELEEL is encoded by the coding sequence ATGGTACAGCTCGGACTCGTGGTCGCGGAGTTCAACGCCTCCGTGACCGAACCGATGGCCGCAGGTGCCCGGGAAGCCGCCGCCGAGCACGGCGCCGAGATCGTCGCGGAAGCCTCGGTGCCCGGCGCCTACGACGCGCCGCTGGCGGCCGACCGCCTCGCTCGGCGCGACGACGTCGACGCCGTGGCGACGGTCGGCGCGATCGTCACCGGCGACACCGACCACGATCAGGTGATCGCCGACGCCGCCGCCCGGAAGCTCACCGACGTGAGCCTCGACCGAGACACGCCAGTGACGCTCGGCATTATCGGTCCCGGCATGAGCGGCGACGAGGCCCGAGCCCGAACCGACAAGGGAGCGATCGCGGTCGAGAGCGCGATCGACCTCGCAACAGAACTGGAGGAACTATAG
- a CDS encoding SRPBCC domain-containing protein — MRTIESAIEIDARPSVVWNVLTDFESYVEWNSFMPRVSGEARAGSRLDLKIDPPGAREYTSTPKITAVEESRRLVWLGRVGFPHLFDERHTFYLEPIGDDKPIDGATRFRHHVVFGGVLVPLLLREDAVRRGVDEMSVALKRRVERRAPVRA; from the coding sequence ATGCGGACGATCGAATCGGCGATCGAGATCGACGCCCGTCCGTCGGTCGTCTGGAACGTGCTGACGGACTTCGAGTCCTACGTCGAGTGGAACTCGTTTATGCCGCGCGTCTCGGGCGAGGCCCGCGCGGGGAGCCGGCTCGACCTCAAGATCGATCCGCCGGGCGCTCGTGAGTACACGAGCACGCCGAAAATAACGGCCGTCGAGGAGTCTCGCCGACTGGTGTGGCTGGGTCGGGTCGGGTTCCCGCATCTGTTCGACGAGCGCCACACGTTCTACCTAGAGCCGATCGGTGACGACAAGCCGATCGACGGCGCAACGCGATTCCGGCACCACGTCGTGTTCGGCGGCGTCCTCGTTCCGCTGTTGCTCCGCGAGGACGCCGTCCGGCGCGGCGTCGACGAGATGAGCGTGGCGCTGAAGCGCCGCGTCGAGCGGCGGGCGCCGGTGAGAGCCTGA
- the mvaD gene encoding phosphomevalonate decarboxylase MvaD, whose protein sequence is MKATAKAHPIQGLVKYHGMRDEQLRLPYHDSISVCTAPSHTKTTVEFEFDREEDVYVVDGEELEGRAAERVEQVVEYVRSVSDAAHSVYGVRLESENSFPTNVGLGSSSSGFAAAAMALAEAAELDWSRPEISTIARRGSSSAARAVTGAYSHLYAGMNDDDCRSERIETGLDDDLKIVVGLVPAYKETEQAHEEAADSHMFQARMAHMHEQIQSMRDSLRNDDFESTFELAEHDSLSLAATTMTGPAGWVYWKPATLKIFDAVRKLRDEEDIPVYFSTDTGASVYVNTTDEHAERVAEVVGNCGVDTAIWEVGGPAQILDEDEALF, encoded by the coding sequence ATGAAAGCCACCGCGAAGGCCCACCCGATCCAGGGGCTCGTGAAGTACCACGGGATGCGCGACGAGCAGTTGCGGCTTCCCTACCACGACAGCATCAGCGTCTGCACGGCACCGAGCCACACCAAAACGACCGTCGAGTTCGAGTTCGACCGCGAGGAGGACGTGTACGTCGTCGACGGCGAAGAGTTGGAGGGCCGAGCGGCCGAACGCGTCGAGCAGGTCGTCGAGTACGTGCGCTCGGTCTCGGATGCCGCTCACTCGGTGTACGGCGTCCGGCTGGAAAGCGAGAACAGCTTCCCGACGAACGTCGGGCTGGGCTCCTCGTCCTCGGGCTTTGCCGCGGCGGCGATGGCGCTCGCCGAAGCTGCCGAACTCGACTGGTCGCGTCCCGAAATCTCGACGATCGCCCGACGCGGGTCGTCGTCGGCCGCGCGAGCCGTCACCGGCGCGTACTCGCATCTCTACGCCGGGATGAACGACGACGACTGCCGTTCGGAACGCATCGAGACGGGACTGGACGACGACCTGAAGATCGTGGTCGGACTGGTCCCGGCCTACAAGGAGACCGAGCAGGCCCACGAGGAAGCCGCCGACAGCCACATGTTCCAGGCCCGGATGGCCCACATGCACGAGCAGATCCAGTCGATGCGCGACTCGCTTCGGAACGACGACTTCGAGAGCACCTTCGAGCTGGCCGAGCACGACTCGCTGTCGCTGGCGGCGACGACGATGACCGGCCCCGCAGGCTGGGTGTACTGGAAGCCCGCCACGCTGAAGATCTTCGACGCCGTCCGCAAACTCCGCGACGAAGAGGACATCCCGGTGTACTTCTCGACGGACACCGGCGCGAGCGTCTACGTCAACACGACCGACGAGCACGCCGAGCGCGTCGCGGAGGTCGTCGGCAACTGCGGCGTCGACACGGCGATCTGGGAGGTCGGCGGCCCGGCACAGATCCTCGACGAGGACGAAGCGCTGTTCTGA
- a CDS encoding Mov34/MPN/PAD-1 family protein gives MGLFDSLFRSSAVLGIAEETLEFALQASEDTHPNEYMGMLRGTEADTLGLDRDGMVITDVLVIPGTESNSVSATVKTNMIPNDRHALGSVHSHPNGVLQPSQEDLGTFTRGDVHVIIGAPYGRTDWQAFDTEGKPRELEVIDVDLPDAEEFFHFDQHDIDEELRGEGGRW, from the coding sequence ATGGGCCTGTTCGATTCGTTGTTCCGGTCGAGCGCCGTCCTCGGCATCGCCGAGGAGACGCTGGAGTTCGCACTACAGGCCTCCGAAGACACCCACCCCAACGAGTACATGGGGATGCTTCGGGGGACCGAGGCCGACACACTGGGCCTCGACCGGGACGGAATGGTGATCACGGACGTGCTCGTCATTCCCGGCACCGAATCGAACAGCGTCAGCGCGACGGTCAAGACCAACATGATCCCCAACGACAGGCACGCGCTCGGATCGGTCCACTCGCATCCCAACGGCGTTCTCCAGCCCAGCCAAGAGGACCTCGGGACGTTCACGCGCGGCGACGTTCACGTCATCATCGGCGCGCCCTACGGCCGAACCGACTGGCAGGCGTTCGACACCGAGGGCAAGCCCCGTGAGCTAGAGGTGATCGACGTCGATCTGCCCGACGCCGAGGAGTTCTTCCACTTCGACCAGCACGACATCGACGAGGAACTACGCGGGGAGGGCGGCCGATGGTGA
- a CDS encoding DoxX family membrane protein: MATNTERAGADLFGRGLALDVDGGWGGYWVAMLRVITGYWMFHAGITKLMGGGLMMDATGWMQYATEGTLIHPITNWFAQNAAWLPNLMIPMGETLIGLGLMVGCLTRLAAFFGTFLMVFFYIGNAGFGHGFVNGDLMGLLLFVTMVVFAAGRVLGIDGWLVETEFAKNNAWVRYLI, translated from the coding sequence ATGGCAACCAACACTGAGCGCGCCGGGGCCGATCTGTTCGGTCGCGGACTCGCACTCGACGTCGATGGCGGCTGGGGCGGCTACTGGGTAGCGATGCTCCGAGTGATCACGGGGTACTGGATGTTCCACGCCGGGATCACGAAACTGATGGGCGGCGGCCTGATGATGGACGCCACCGGATGGATGCAGTACGCCACCGAGGGGACGCTCATCCACCCGATCACCAACTGGTTCGCCCAGAACGCCGCGTGGCTCCCGAACCTGATGATCCCGATGGGCGAGACGCTGATCGGGCTGGGGCTCATGGTGGGCTGCCTGACCCGACTGGCCGCGTTCTTCGGGACGTTCCTGATGGTGTTCTTCTACATCGGGAACGCCGGCTTCGGCCACGGCTTCGTCAACGGCGACCTGATGGGTCTGCTGTTGTTCGTGACGATGGTCGTGTTCGCCGCCGGACGCGTGCTGGGCATCGACGGCTGGCTCGTCGAGACCGAGTTCGCCAAGAACAACGCATGGGTGCGATACCTGATCTGA
- a CDS encoding adenylyltransferase/cytidyltransferase family protein: MVTVVAQGTFDILHPGHAHYLRDAAAMGDRLVVIVARRANVTHKEPPILPDRQRVAMVDALDPVDVARIGHPEDIFAPIEEIDPDVIALGHDQHHDDDAIAEELGRRGIDCEVRRASARESEFEGELLSTGQIIDRILEERG, translated from the coding sequence ATGGTGACGGTCGTCGCACAGGGGACGTTCGACATCCTCCATCCCGGCCACGCCCACTATCTGCGGGACGCCGCCGCGATGGGCGATCGGCTCGTGGTGATCGTCGCCCGCCGCGCGAACGTCACCCACAAGGAGCCGCCGATCCTTCCGGACCGCCAGCGCGTTGCGATGGTCGACGCGCTCGATCCCGTCGATGTCGCCCGGATCGGCCACCCCGAAGACATCTTCGCGCCGATCGAAGAGATCGACCCCGACGTGATCGCGCTGGGTCACGACCAGCACCACGACGACGACGCCATCGCCGAGGAGTTGGGCCGGCGCGGCATCGACTGCGAGGTGCGCCGCGCGTCGGCGCGCGAGTCCGAGTTCGAGGGCGAGTTGCTCTCGACGGGGCAGATCATCGACCGAATTCTCGAAGAGCGCGGATAG
- a CDS encoding phospholipase D-like domain-containing protein, whose protein sequence is MSHGRSHVVLSALIALALVTTGACGAISADAAASAAPNEPVDQSVVDEANRSDGDAASDEHPRIVGLYPNPVADGDTGEYVVLDVPAPTNLTGLTLGDGDRDLARLPNETAEETIAVSVDPAVATNRTEKPVVALAGRLRLANGGERVVLRQNGTRIDAARYGDAPEGELWRRDGAAATPSGGDAAATAASSGTWSPLGATDFEPITGDPDAVTAFALPDAPTVPVERIERADERVLLAGYTFTDERVAEALIAANERGVRVDVLVDGAPVGGVPAAQHRALDRLVGAGIDVSAVGGERARYRYHHPKYAVLDDEALVMTENWKPSGTGGHSSRGWGVVVHGEETAASLRAVFDADAAGRGAVPWSKFRTRVEAVETTPANGTFPRRIEPRRFDADSVRLIAAPDNAEGELRRLLADADESILIEQVSIERETPLVDATLDAARRGVSVKVLLSSAWYVEAENRKLAGWLERRAAAEDLDLRVRLAEPRGRYEKLHSKGIVVDEESAVIGSINWNNNSLRKNREIAVIVEGDNVGEYYAGLFHADWTGGVERLPVGLAAALGGVGIVSVGVTRRRVTFE, encoded by the coding sequence GTGTCACACGGGCGCTCGCACGTCGTCCTTTCCGCACTGATAGCACTCGCGCTCGTCACGACAGGTGCGTGTGGGGCGATTTCGGCCGACGCCGCGGCGTCGGCGGCGCCGAACGAGCCAGTCGATCAGAGTGTGGTCGACGAGGCTAATCGAAGCGACGGCGACGCAGCCAGCGACGAGCACCCCCGGATCGTTGGGCTCTACCCGAACCCGGTCGCGGACGGCGATACGGGCGAGTACGTCGTGCTCGACGTGCCGGCGCCAACTAATCTAACCGGATTGACGCTCGGTGACGGCGACCGCGACCTGGCGAGACTCCCGAACGAAACCGCAGAAGAAACCATCGCGGTCAGCGTCGATCCCGCCGTCGCCACGAACCGCACTGAAAAGCCTGTGGTCGCGCTCGCCGGGCGGTTGCGCCTCGCCAACGGCGGCGAGCGAGTCGTGCTCAGACAGAACGGTACGCGCATCGACGCCGCACGGTACGGCGACGCTCCGGAAGGCGAACTGTGGCGGCGTGACGGCGCCGCGGCGACGCCGAGTGGCGGTGACGCCGCTGCGACCGCAGCGTCGAGCGGTACGTGGTCGCCGCTGGGTGCGACGGACTTCGAGCCCATAACGGGCGATCCAGACGCCGTGACGGCGTTCGCGCTCCCCGACGCACCAACTGTTCCGGTCGAGCGCATCGAGCGGGCGGACGAGCGCGTCCTGCTCGCGGGCTACACGTTCACCGACGAGCGCGTCGCAGAGGCGCTGATCGCGGCCAACGAGCGGGGCGTCCGCGTCGACGTGCTCGTCGATGGCGCGCCGGTCGGCGGCGTCCCAGCGGCCCAGCACCGCGCGCTCGACCGGCTCGTCGGAGCGGGCATCGACGTGAGCGCCGTCGGTGGCGAGCGTGCGCGATACCGGTATCACCACCCAAAGTACGCCGTGCTCGACGACGAGGCGCTCGTGATGACCGAGAACTGGAAACCCTCCGGGACCGGCGGCCACTCCAGTCGCGGGTGGGGCGTCGTCGTCCACGGAGAGGAGACCGCGGCGTCGCTGCGAGCAGTGTTCGACGCCGACGCCGCGGGGCGCGGCGCTGTCCCGTGGTCGAAGTTCCGGACGCGCGTCGAGGCCGTCGAAACGACGCCGGCCAACGGAACGTTCCCGCGACGGATCGAGCCCAGACGTTTCGACGCCGACTCGGTCCGGCTGATCGCCGCACCGGACAACGCCGAGGGCGAACTTCGGAGACTGCTCGCGGACGCCGACGAGTCGATCCTGATCGAACAAGTCTCAATCGAGCGGGAGACGCCGCTGGTCGACGCGACGCTCGACGCGGCCCGGCGTGGCGTCTCGGTGAAGGTGCTGTTATCGAGCGCGTGGTACGTCGAAGCGGAGAATCGAAAGCTCGCCGGGTGGCTCGAACGGCGCGCGGCCGCCGAGGACCTCGACCTGCGCGTCAGGCTGGCCGAACCGCGAGGCCGGTACGAGAAACTTCACTCCAAAGGCATCGTGGTCGACGAGGAATCGGCTGTGATCGGGAGTATCAACTGGAACAACAACTCGCTCCGCAAAAATCGAGAAATCGCCGTGATCGTCGAGGGCGACAACGTAGGCGAGTACTACGCGGGCCTGTTCCACGCTGACTGGACGGGCGGCGTCGAACGGCTGCCGGTCGGACTGGCGGCAGCGCTCGGTGGCGTCGGCATCGTCTCGGTCGGCGTCACCCGACGGCGCGTGACGTTCGAGTAA
- a CDS encoding MFS transporter, with protein sequence MSPLPDLRRLGRFDVLLSASLLWFLAKLLRYSFPPLFGTLQTAYGVSNATLGTAFTGFMLAYAAMQFPAGLLADRFGSVRVIVAGALVAVGAAVAVVFDSPFVVLVTAMVVMGAGTGVHKTVAVELLSRTYPSRTGRSLGIFDTFGTFGGVVAPAAVVAVAGLTVLPGEGWRMLFLVAAGFGLAATALFAVRTPKRLDADAKPGETTADGAASDDSGELSTDGGLLSTVRQYASLFKNRRFAAFVTVTILFSFTYNGLVAFLPLYLTAEAGVTEATASLLYSALFAVSLVQLVSGEVSDRLGALPVIVAALGLASASLLALLTVSGVAGALSVGAIVVALGLGAHAFRPVRGAYLMSIVPSSMAGGGFGAVRALLMGAGAISPAIVGVLSETAGFRVAFALLAATLVAATTLASGLLFVGSR encoded by the coding sequence ATGTCTCCACTCCCGGACCTGCGCCGACTCGGCCGGTTCGACGTACTGCTCTCGGCCTCGCTGTTGTGGTTTCTCGCCAAGCTCCTCCGCTATTCGTTTCCGCCGCTGTTCGGAACGCTCCAGACCGCCTACGGCGTCTCGAACGCGACGCTCGGGACCGCCTTCACCGGCTTCATGCTGGCTTACGCCGCGATGCAGTTTCCCGCGGGCCTGCTCGCCGACCGGTTCGGCTCGGTTCGGGTAATCGTCGCGGGCGCGCTCGTCGCCGTCGGCGCGGCCGTCGCCGTCGTCTTCGACTCGCCCTTTGTGGTGCTCGTGACCGCGATGGTCGTCATGGGCGCCGGCACCGGCGTCCACAAGACGGTCGCCGTCGAGTTACTCTCCCGGACGTATCCGTCCCGAACGGGCCGCTCGCTGGGCATCTTCGATACGTTCGGCACGTTCGGCGGCGTCGTCGCGCCGGCGGCCGTCGTGGCGGTTGCCGGACTTACAGTCCTCCCCGGAGAGGGCTGGCGGATGCTCTTTCTGGTTGCCGCCGGCTTCGGCCTCGCCGCGACGGCGCTCTTTGCCGTGCGGACGCCGAAGCGTCTCGACGCCGACGCGAAGCCCGGCGAAACGACGGCAGACGGCGCAGCGTCCGACGACTCCGGCGAGCTATCGACGGATGGCGGTCTTCTGTCGACGGTCCGTCAGTACGCTTCGCTGTTCAAAAATCGTCGATTCGCCGCGTTCGTGACCGTCACGATCCTCTTTTCGTTCACCTACAACGGGCTGGTCGCCTTCCTGCCGCTGTATCTCACCGCCGAGGCCGGCGTGACCGAGGCGACGGCGAGTCTCCTCTACAGCGCGCTCTTTGCGGTCTCGCTCGTGCAGTTGGTCTCGGGAGAGGTCAGCGACCGCCTCGGCGCCTTGCCCGTGATCGTCGCCGCACTCGGCTTGGCGTCGGCGTCCCTGCTCGCGCTGCTGACGGTCTCGGGCGTCGCCGGTGCGCTCTCGGTCGGTGCGATCGTTGTCGCGCTCGGCCTCGGCGCCCACGCGTTCCGTCCAGTCAGGGGCGCCTACCTGATGTCGATCGTCCCCTCGTCGATGGCTGGCGGCGGGTTCGGCGCCGTCCGCGCGCTGTTGATGGGTGCCGGCGCGATCTCCCCGGCAATCGTCGGCGTCCTTTCGGAGACGGCCGGGTTCAGGGTGGCGTTCGCGCTGCTCGCTGCGACGCTCGTCGCGGCGACGACGTTGGCGAGTGGATTGCTATTCGTCGGCAGTCGATAG
- a CDS encoding NAD(P)/FAD-dependent oxidoreductase, which translates to MRVLVLGGGYAGLALTRRLEDRLPPDVELLLVDDTGEHLVLHELHRAIRRPSIVEAISIPLADVTYRADVRTGTVAEIDADERVVTLADGEQLEYDIGAVCLGAETADYGIPGVEEHGTPLKTVADAETIREEFLDVLERSGDRVVIGGAGLSGIQVAGELAALAREQLGDTDDGPELCLLEQKTSVAPGFDAEFQDAIENALRESGVDIRTESVVAGASEDAVELAAGERIECDQFVWTGGITGRTALDGERPVVRKTLRLADRTFVLGDAARVVDAEGRRVPASAQAAVREAAVVAESMVRLVEHDRRAAELFVPRPEPFRFDSPGWVVSVGDDAVAQIGPAVLTGRAAVAAKATTGASYLGSVGAVGRAVDLVYEELGPPPSE; encoded by the coding sequence ATGCGAGTACTCGTCCTCGGCGGCGGCTACGCCGGCCTCGCGCTCACGCGGCGCCTCGAAGATCGGCTGCCACCCGACGTGGAACTGTTGCTGGTCGACGACACCGGCGAGCACCTCGTTCTCCACGAACTCCACCGTGCGATCCGGCGCCCCTCGATCGTCGAGGCGATCTCGATCCCGCTGGCGGACGTGACCTACCGGGCCGACGTTCGAACGGGGACGGTCGCGGAGATCGACGCCGACGAGCGGGTCGTGACGCTCGCCGACGGCGAGCAGCTCGAATACGACATCGGAGCAGTGTGTCTCGGCGCCGAAACGGCCGACTACGGCATTCCCGGCGTCGAAGAACACGGCACGCCGCTCAAAACCGTCGCGGACGCCGAGACGATCCGCGAAGAGTTTCTCGACGTGCTGGAGCGCTCGGGCGACCGGGTCGTGATCGGCGGTGCCGGCCTCTCCGGTATTCAGGTCGCTGGCGAACTGGCCGCGCTCGCGCGCGAGCAGTTGGGTGACACAGATGACGGGCCGGAGCTATGCCTGCTCGAACAGAAAACGAGCGTCGCACCGGGGTTCGACGCCGAGTTTCAGGACGCCATCGAGAATGCGCTGCGCGAGAGCGGCGTCGACATCCGGACCGAGTCGGTCGTCGCCGGGGCGAGCGAGGACGCGGTCGAGCTCGCTGCTGGCGAGCGAATCGAGTGTGACCAGTTCGTCTGGACCGGCGGAATCACCGGTAGGACGGCGTTAGACGGCGAGCGCCCGGTCGTCCGAAAGACTCTGCGACTCGCGGACCGGACGTTCGTGCTCGGCGACGCCGCGCGGGTCGTCGACGCCGAAGGCCGGCGAGTGCCGGCGAGCGCGCAGGCCGCAGTCCGCGAGGCGGCCGTCGTCGCCGAGAGTATGGTCCGGTTAGTCGAGCACGACAGACGCGCCGCAGAGCTGTTCGTCCCCCGTCCCGAGCCGTTTCGGTTCGACTCGCCGGGGTGGGTGGTCAGCGTGGGCGACGACGCCGTTGCACAGATCGGCCCGGCGGTGCTAACCGGGCGGGCCGCCGTCGCCGCCAAAGCGACGACCGGCGCGAGCTATCTCGGCTCCGTCGGCGCCGTCGGGCGAGCGGTCGATCTGGTCTACGAAGAACTCGGGCCGCCGCCGAGCGAGTGA
- a CDS encoding glutathione S-transferase family protein produces the protein MHMLVDGQWRRNAYVATDDSGEFQRQETSFRDSIEADPDATFPAEEDRYHLYVSWACPWAHRTLVTRALKGLDDAISVDVVDPVRRRDGWEFAPGKDGCTPDSVHGADKLREIYTAAAPDFTGRVTVPVLWDKERATIVNNESEEIMRMLDVAMHDVAANDVDLYPEGYRDDVDRIIDEIYDPINNGVYRAGFAESQHAYENAIDDLFGALEHWDDVLADQRYLAGDVLTEADVAMFTTLIRFDEVYHTHFKCNVAQITDYPNLWNYLKELYQLPGVAETVNMDHIKNHYYQSHRDLNPGGKVPVGPDPDFGASHDRDELPGGPPEALE, from the coding sequence ATGCACATGCTGGTCGACGGGCAGTGGCGCCGCAACGCCTACGTGGCGACCGACGACTCCGGGGAGTTCCAGCGTCAAGAAACGTCGTTCCGGGACAGCATCGAAGCCGATCCCGACGCGACGTTCCCTGCCGAAGAGGACCGCTATCACCTGTACGTCAGTTGGGCCTGTCCGTGGGCCCACCGGACGCTCGTCACGCGCGCACTGAAAGGGCTCGACGATGCCATCAGCGTCGATGTCGTCGATCCGGTCCGGCGGCGCGACGGCTGGGAGTTCGCGCCGGGGAAAGACGGCTGCACACCCGACAGCGTCCACGGCGCCGACAAACTCCGAGAGATCTACACCGCCGCAGCACCCGATTTTACCGGGCGCGTCACGGTGCCGGTGCTGTGGGACAAAGAACGCGCAACGATCGTCAACAACGAGTCCGAGGAGATCATGCGGATGCTCGACGTTGCTATGCACGACGTGGCCGCCAACGACGTTGATCTCTACCCGGAAGGGTACCGCGACGACGTCGACCGGATCATCGACGAGATCTACGACCCGATCAACAACGGCGTCTACCGCGCCGGGTTCGCGGAGTCCCAGCACGCCTACGAGAACGCGATCGACGACCTGTTCGGCGCGCTCGAGCACTGGGACGACGTACTGGCCGACCAGCGCTACCTCGCCGGCGACGTTCTGACGGAGGCCGACGTGGCGATGTTCACCACGCTGATCCGCTTCGACGAGGTGTACCACACGCACTTCAAATGCAACGTCGCCCAGATCACCGACTATCCCAATCTCTGGAACTACCTCAAAGAACTCTACCAGCTTCCTGGAGTGGCAGAGACCGTGAATATGGACCACATCAAGAACCACTACTACCAGAGCCACCGCGATCTCAACCCCGGCGGCAAGGTGCCAGTGGGACCGGATCCGGACTTCGGAGCGTCCCACGACCGCGACGAGCTTCCTGGCGGGCCGCCGGAAGCGCTCGAATAG